The Phoenix dactylifera cultivar Barhee BC4 chromosome 12, palm_55x_up_171113_PBpolish2nd_filt_p, whole genome shotgun sequence genome has a window encoding:
- the LOC120112746 gene encoding peptidyl-prolyl cis-trans isomerase FKBP17-1, chloroplastic-like isoform X4 has product MLASLPFVPSPPSPPKTLTLTTRRSLISWATALVSSSSSSSSSLLPSSAASPPLPPRAAGFFEIPASGGVKALDLRVGAGETPVDGDQVISGIQAAVKSMKVGGIRRVIIPPSQGYQNPSQEPVPPNVCLLHFRSQIPSTGYDTFSGSHGRTSTIKLCYILEKHLQSK; this is encoded by the exons ATGCTCGCTTCTCTTCCCTTCGTTCCTAGTCCCCCTTCCCCtcccaaaaccctaaccctaacgaCTAGGCGGTCTCTCATCTCCTGGGCCACCGCTctcgtctcctcctcctcctcctcctcctcctctctcctcccttcATCGGCGGCGTCACCGCCTCTTCCACCTCGCGCCGCGGGTTTCTTCGAGATCCCGGCCTCCGGTGGGGTCAAGGCTCTGGACCTCCGCGTCGGAGCTGGAGAAACCCCTGTTGACGGCGATCAG GTTATTTCAGGCATCCAAGCTGCAGTGAAGTCAATGAAAGTAGGAGGTATCCGCCGTGTCATTATCCCCCCATCACAAGGGTATCAGAACCCATCCCAGGAACCCGTGCCACCTAATGTATGTCTCTTACACTTCAGAAGTCAAATTCCTTCAACTGGTTATGATACGTTCAGTGGCTCTCATGGAAGAACTTCCACAATCAAACTATGCTATATATTAGAAAAACACCTGCAATCAAAATGA
- the LOC120112746 gene encoding peptidyl-prolyl cis-trans isomerase FKBP17-1, chloroplastic-like isoform X3: protein MLASLPFVPSPPSPPKTLTLTTRRSLISWATALVSSSSSSSSSLLPSSAASPPLPPRAAGFFEIPASGGVKALDLRVGAGETPVDGDQVAIHYYGRLAAKQGWRFDSTYDHKDEIGDPVPFLFIVGSGKVISGIQAAVKSMKVGGIRRVIIPPSQGFLIGRGCLPPFLIRLVFPIEKALPLALLSLILSL, encoded by the exons ATGCTCGCTTCTCTTCCCTTCGTTCCTAGTCCCCCTTCCCCtcccaaaaccctaaccctaacgaCTAGGCGGTCTCTCATCTCCTGGGCCACCGCTctcgtctcctcctcctcctcctcctcctcctctctcctcccttcATCGGCGGCGTCACCGCCTCTTCCACCTCGCGCCGCGGGTTTCTTCGAGATCCCGGCCTCCGGTGGGGTCAAGGCTCTGGACCTCCGCGTCGGAGCTGGAGAAACCCCTGTTGACGGCGATCAG GTTGCAATTCATTACTATGGAAGGTTGGCTGCAAAACAAGGATGGCGGTTTGACTCCACTTATGATCACAAGGATGAGATAGGGGATCCTGTTCCCTTTCTATTCATTGTTGGATCTGGAAAA GTTATTTCAGGCATCCAAGCTGCAGTGAAGTCAATGAAAGTAGGAGGTATCCGCCGTGTCATTATCCCCCCATCACAAGG TTTTTTGATCGGCAGAGGCTGTTTACCACCATTTTTAATCCGACTCGTCTTTCCAATAGAGAAGGCTCTACCCTTGGCACTCTTATCTTTGATATTGAGCTTGTGA
- the LOC120112746 gene encoding peptidyl-prolyl cis-trans isomerase FKBP17-1, chloroplastic-like isoform X1, with translation MLASLPFVPSPPSPPKTLTLTTRRSLISWATALVSSSSSSSSSLLPSSAASPPLPPRAAGFFEIPASGGVKALDLRVGAGETPVDGDQVAIHYYGRLAAKQGWRFDSTYDHKDEIGDPVPFLFIVGSGKVISGIQAAVKSMKVGGIRRVIIPPSQGYQNPSQEPVPPNVCLLHFRSQIPSTGYDTFSGSHGRTSTIKLCYILEKHLQSK, from the exons ATGCTCGCTTCTCTTCCCTTCGTTCCTAGTCCCCCTTCCCCtcccaaaaccctaaccctaacgaCTAGGCGGTCTCTCATCTCCTGGGCCACCGCTctcgtctcctcctcctcctcctcctcctcctctctcctcccttcATCGGCGGCGTCACCGCCTCTTCCACCTCGCGCCGCGGGTTTCTTCGAGATCCCGGCCTCCGGTGGGGTCAAGGCTCTGGACCTCCGCGTCGGAGCTGGAGAAACCCCTGTTGACGGCGATCAG GTTGCAATTCATTACTATGGAAGGTTGGCTGCAAAACAAGGATGGCGGTTTGACTCCACTTATGATCACAAGGATGAGATAGGGGATCCTGTTCCCTTTCTATTCATTGTTGGATCTGGAAAA GTTATTTCAGGCATCCAAGCTGCAGTGAAGTCAATGAAAGTAGGAGGTATCCGCCGTGTCATTATCCCCCCATCACAAGGGTATCAGAACCCATCCCAGGAACCCGTGCCACCTAATGTATGTCTCTTACACTTCAGAAGTCAAATTCCTTCAACTGGTTATGATACGTTCAGTGGCTCTCATGGAAGAACTTCCACAATCAAACTATGCTATATATTAGAAAAACACCTGCAATCAAAATGA
- the LOC120112746 gene encoding peptidyl-prolyl cis-trans isomerase FKBP17-1, chloroplastic-like isoform X5, translated as MLASLPFVPSPPSPPKTLTLTTRRSLISWATALVSSSSSSSSSLLPSSAASPPLPPRAAGFFEIPASGGVKALDLRVGAGETPVDGDQVISGIQAAVKSMKVGGIRRVIIPPSQGYQNPSQEPVPPNFFDRQRLFTTIFNPTRLSNREGSTLGTLIFDIELVSIRHP; from the exons ATGCTCGCTTCTCTTCCCTTCGTTCCTAGTCCCCCTTCCCCtcccaaaaccctaaccctaacgaCTAGGCGGTCTCTCATCTCCTGGGCCACCGCTctcgtctcctcctcctcctcctcctcctcctctctcctcccttcATCGGCGGCGTCACCGCCTCTTCCACCTCGCGCCGCGGGTTTCTTCGAGATCCCGGCCTCCGGTGGGGTCAAGGCTCTGGACCTCCGCGTCGGAGCTGGAGAAACCCCTGTTGACGGCGATCAG GTTATTTCAGGCATCCAAGCTGCAGTGAAGTCAATGAAAGTAGGAGGTATCCGCCGTGTCATTATCCCCCCATCACAAGGGTATCAGAACCCATCCCAGGAACCCGTGCCACCTAAT TTTTTTGATCGGCAGAGGCTGTTTACCACCATTTTTAATCCGACTCGTCTTTCCAATAGAGAAGGCTCTACCCTTGGCACTCTTATCTTTGATATTGAGCTTGTGAGCATAAGGCATCCATGA
- the LOC120112746 gene encoding peptidyl-prolyl cis-trans isomerase FKBP17-1, chloroplastic-like isoform X2: MLASLPFVPSPPSPPKTLTLTTRRSLISWATALVSSSSSSSSSLLPSSAASPPLPPRAAGFFEIPASGGVKALDLRVGAGETPVDGDQVAIHYYGRLAAKQGWRFDSTYDHKDEIGDPVPFLFIVGSGKVISGIQAAVKSMKVGGIRRVIIPPSQGYQNPSQEPVPPNFFDRQRLFTTIFNPTRLSNREGSTLGTLIFDIELVSIRHP, from the exons ATGCTCGCTTCTCTTCCCTTCGTTCCTAGTCCCCCTTCCCCtcccaaaaccctaaccctaacgaCTAGGCGGTCTCTCATCTCCTGGGCCACCGCTctcgtctcctcctcctcctcctcctcctcctctctcctcccttcATCGGCGGCGTCACCGCCTCTTCCACCTCGCGCCGCGGGTTTCTTCGAGATCCCGGCCTCCGGTGGGGTCAAGGCTCTGGACCTCCGCGTCGGAGCTGGAGAAACCCCTGTTGACGGCGATCAG GTTGCAATTCATTACTATGGAAGGTTGGCTGCAAAACAAGGATGGCGGTTTGACTCCACTTATGATCACAAGGATGAGATAGGGGATCCTGTTCCCTTTCTATTCATTGTTGGATCTGGAAAA GTTATTTCAGGCATCCAAGCTGCAGTGAAGTCAATGAAAGTAGGAGGTATCCGCCGTGTCATTATCCCCCCATCACAAGGGTATCAGAACCCATCCCAGGAACCCGTGCCACCTAAT TTTTTTGATCGGCAGAGGCTGTTTACCACCATTTTTAATCCGACTCGTCTTTCCAATAGAGAAGGCTCTACCCTTGGCACTCTTATCTTTGATATTGAGCTTGTGAGCATAAGGCATCCATGA